The following are encoded in a window of Vibrio azureus genomic DNA:
- a CDS encoding phage major tail tube protein: MADRIRMRISAQVESVPLMNEIVEFTPVDIKTKTVSNEGSFVQSEDVVGFEPLKWTLKVRGDHQKIQNALGRFFMDNAQVNVTEKGKGTDQSKYHEVYSMYGLITNIKKEAVKMGEKPTVTIEGTCKAYKLTDTGTVIHDINVETGKTIVGGVDLMGTAGIR; encoded by the coding sequence ATGGCTGATCGTATTCGCATGCGGATTTCGGCGCAGGTAGAGTCTGTGCCGCTGATGAACGAAATCGTCGAATTCACTCCGGTTGATATCAAAACCAAGACCGTCTCAAACGAGGGCTCGTTTGTGCAATCGGAAGATGTGGTGGGCTTTGAGCCGCTGAAATGGACCCTGAAAGTGCGGGGGGATCACCAAAAAATCCAAAACGCGCTGGGCCGCTTCTTTATGGATAACGCCCAAGTGAACGTGACGGAAAAAGGCAAAGGCACCGATCAGTCGAAATACCATGAGGTGTATTCGATGTATGGGCTTATTACCAACATCAAAAAAGAGGCGGTGAAGATGGGAGAAAAGCCCACCGTCACCATTGAGGGAACGTGTAAAGCCTACAAGCTCACCGATACGGGTACCGTCATTCACGATATTAACGTTGAAACGGGCAAGACTATCGTGGGTGGTGTGGATCTGATGGGGACGGCGGGGATCCGTTAA
- a CDS encoding phage tail protein has translation MSYVVQYTDAGLAELISAQHQGLKAAIKTIAVGDRSYTPTTDQQALHNERQREVIVDWEELSPTQLRMSAVFKGNQEYEVREVGFFLASGTLLALYSAPNTLLTYKSANSSWLQKFTLDVSPLPSDSITVEVGTENLNLLMFEEVLTAAIATISLGTTQIKIAHQQWLLSERLRAELD, from the coding sequence ATGAGTTATGTCGTGCAATACACCGATGCCGGGCTGGCGGAACTTATCAGCGCCCAACATCAAGGACTCAAGGCAGCGATCAAAACCATTGCCGTGGGGGATCGCAGTTATACACCAACGACCGACCAGCAGGCGTTACACAACGAGCGGCAACGTGAAGTGATTGTCGATTGGGAGGAGCTCAGCCCAACACAATTGAGAATGAGCGCCGTATTCAAAGGCAATCAAGAATATGAAGTGCGAGAAGTCGGGTTCTTTTTAGCGTCCGGTACCTTGCTCGCACTGTATTCCGCTCCGAATACCTTGCTGACCTACAAGTCAGCGAACTCGAGTTGGTTACAAAAGTTCACCTTGGATGTGTCTCCACTGCCAAGTGACAGCATTACGGTCGAAGTAGGGACCGAGAATTTGAATTTACTGATGTTTGAAGAGGTGCTCACTGCGGCCATCGCCACGATCTCTTTAGGCACCACACAAATTAAAATCGCGCACCAGCAATGGTTGCTGAGTGAGCGACTCAGAGCGGAGTTGGATTAA
- a CDS encoding phage tail sheath protein: protein MLTPIQDFELNGVEVNTIEPQPSMGPLALQVVHLIGTAPNKSPSLNYNEPTRVWNFTHAMVSLDSVGTRQGTLPNVVRYLLEFVQCIVYVTIVEADTDPTVTEAHIIGGVNPSTGAITGLETVKACAETPTIIAAPGFHSLAVGQKLALIGRDVRCRPVLDGPNTNDKDAAEFAAQFGSEGTGQDKLSIIDPWFLKTYDGVQSLMPASIALVAAMASVEGWESPQNQGVLCDEAARPVSYKINDKTTQANFLNKHGVVTIARTRMGGMSIIGNRTNTGRFIAHVGLEDLMARKLEETSQPLLGQPLTEAFMEQVVDRLTNWGQNLVAQGVIPIFNAFLHPSKNNLENYTSGRWYLCVNYGRYSPNEHMVYEMSVDNGLIEAWLEEVING from the coding sequence ATGCTCACACCAATCCAAGATTTTGAACTCAATGGGGTAGAAGTCAATACCATTGAGCCTCAACCCAGCATGGGGCCACTTGCCTTGCAGGTGGTGCACTTAATTGGGACCGCGCCCAATAAGAGTCCAAGTTTGAATTATAACGAGCCCACGCGTGTATGGAATTTCACTCATGCGATGGTATCGCTCGATAGTGTTGGGACCCGGCAAGGCACGTTACCAAACGTGGTGCGCTACTTACTCGAATTCGTTCAGTGTATTGTTTACGTTACGATTGTCGAAGCCGATACCGATCCTACCGTGACCGAAGCCCATATCATCGGTGGCGTTAATCCTTCTACCGGCGCAATCACCGGCCTTGAAACCGTGAAAGCGTGCGCAGAAACGCCCACCATCATCGCCGCGCCAGGGTTTCATTCCCTCGCCGTGGGGCAAAAGCTGGCGCTTATCGGGCGCGATGTGCGCTGCCGACCAGTTCTGGATGGTCCGAACACCAATGATAAGGACGCGGCCGAGTTTGCCGCTCAATTTGGCTCGGAGGGGACCGGGCAAGATAAGTTGTCAATCATCGACCCGTGGTTTTTGAAAACCTATGACGGCGTGCAATCACTGATGCCAGCTTCCATTGCTTTGGTGGCCGCGATGGCCTCGGTTGAAGGTTGGGAGAGTCCACAAAATCAAGGGGTTTTGTGTGACGAAGCGGCGCGGCCTGTGTCGTACAAAATCAACGATAAAACCACCCAAGCCAATTTCTTAAATAAGCATGGCGTGGTGACCATCGCCCGTACACGAATGGGCGGCATGTCTATCATTGGCAATCGGACCAATACCGGACGTTTTATTGCTCATGTCGGCTTGGAAGATTTAATGGCGCGTAAGCTCGAAGAAACCAGCCAACCGCTGCTGGGACAACCATTGACCGAAGCGTTTATGGAGCAAGTGGTTGATCGCTTAACAAACTGGGGGCAAAACTTGGTGGCGCAGGGCGTGATCCCAATCTTTAACGCCTTCCTGCACCCGAGTAAAAATAACCTAGAAAATTACACCTCTGGGCGTTGGTACTTGTGTGTTAACTATGGCCGCTACAGCCCAAATGAACACATGGTGTATGAAATGAGTGTGGATAATGGCCTGATTGAGGCATGGTTAGAGGAGGTCATCAATGGCTGA
- a CDS encoding phage baseplate assembly protein yields the protein MIGIDPQTGKTVTGAAALSCRFAKILTTQVSSRVKRRGVGNRAVSRLGKQQSPTEAMIVQNLTLEALSNPLNGLTDYQGIQCQATPHLNGFRVKVSGTWRGEPLQLRGVL from the coding sequence ATGATAGGTATTGATCCCCAAACCGGCAAAACCGTCACCGGAGCCGCTGCGTTGAGCTGCCGTTTTGCCAAGATATTAACCACACAAGTGAGTTCACGAGTCAAACGTCGCGGCGTGGGCAATCGCGCCGTCTCGCGATTGGGCAAACAGCAGAGCCCGACCGAAGCGATGATCGTGCAAAACCTCACCCTAGAAGCGTTATCTAACCCATTGAATGGCTTGACCGATTACCAAGGCATTCAGTGCCAAGCCACCCCACATTTGAATGGATTTCGAGTCAAGGTTTCTGGGACCTGGCGCGGTGAGCCGCTGCAGTTAAGGGGTGTATTATGA
- a CDS encoding phage tail tape measure protein — translation MSEKINLILNTAVKGLEAITSTTTATERLTAALESQRGEVISLNGKLKQLNGFESASKRAAKLAGQLDEAKDKLSRLGQALADNKQRTSSLRGEYSKTQAQINQLNAQMKKASGEGAKDLKRQLLEAQQRLEALNDEIHHGKVKTQDLNAAYKAATKRVTQLTERQHQQRDKLKRLGAALKESGIHTGRLSDEQKRLEAQAEKATAALAKQTRHLKERQSIQSRIDRRNATLSEMGGQATSLTMAAAPIAATVWSAVKNESAFADVKKVVDMTPEEAEAMRSWSLKTSTQTPMSANDINAMLAAGGQSGIKDPTQLKQYVLDAAQMGVAFDMEASQAGETLAVFKAALGLDQKGAMGLAGLANHLSNHSNAKAKDIAGVMARQGASAKMAGFSANEAAALSASMLSAGMGEERSATALKNISGRLTLGDAATKAQQNALSSVGFDPTQLAASMQSDASGTLLQVLEAIKDAPLEEQSALITKIFGEEAKGAVASLAANTGLFRQTLMLASQGQDLHIQSLQDEYQARINTSENGIAQFINKVNRLSVIIGTALLPALNWVLEPLGDGINLLADFAEANQGVTAAVGIGIAGLLAFKGALLAGKAASLIFGNTLDKGRLFRKGLNQETQQSGRAAAFATKQLSRLNHTLMRMGSGRGGMGANRRSPSQRSSNRPRSRNPLGRAYSMASTMMTANRGALPLALGGGALAMTPAVAMAQDGIGLAGDLAQGVGKTGVGKLLRPLDMAISAGNIATAVSEGDTKTALVESGGLLGSMGGAGIGATIGTMIFPGVGTVIGGLAGSLLGDLGGEFLGGWFGDKLDTPSDKLMASQAVSEKVVEKEKAGSAVRQPSNVNFETHVAIQAAPGMDEQAIAAQVSAQIDQQLKAQYHSLTGLTIDESIQVSAIDRG, via the coding sequence ATGTCCGAAAAAATTAACCTCATCCTTAATACTGCGGTAAAGGGTCTTGAGGCGATAACCTCCACGACCACGGCGACAGAGCGCTTAACCGCGGCATTGGAAAGCCAACGTGGTGAAGTGATTTCACTCAATGGCAAACTCAAGCAGCTCAACGGATTTGAGTCGGCAAGCAAGCGGGCGGCAAAGTTGGCAGGCCAGCTGGATGAGGCCAAAGACAAGCTGAGTCGCCTTGGCCAAGCGCTGGCCGATAACAAACAGCGAACGTCGAGTCTTCGCGGTGAATACAGCAAGACACAAGCGCAGATAAACCAGCTCAACGCGCAAATGAAAAAGGCCTCAGGCGAAGGGGCGAAGGATCTCAAGCGCCAGCTATTGGAGGCGCAACAGCGGTTAGAGGCGTTAAACGATGAGATCCACCACGGTAAGGTAAAAACCCAAGACTTGAATGCGGCCTACAAAGCGGCCACCAAACGAGTCACTCAGCTCACAGAGCGCCAACACCAGCAGCGAGACAAACTCAAACGGTTAGGCGCGGCCTTAAAAGAGTCGGGGATCCATACTGGCCGCTTGAGTGATGAGCAAAAAAGGCTCGAAGCGCAGGCAGAAAAAGCCACCGCAGCGCTTGCCAAGCAAACTCGGCACTTGAAAGAGCGCCAATCGATCCAATCTCGCATCGACAGACGTAATGCAACATTGAGTGAGATGGGTGGGCAAGCCACCTCGCTGACCATGGCTGCAGCCCCCATTGCGGCCACGGTGTGGTCGGCCGTTAAGAACGAAAGTGCCTTCGCGGATGTAAAAAAAGTGGTCGATATGACCCCTGAAGAAGCCGAAGCGATGCGCAGCTGGTCGTTAAAAACCTCGACGCAAACCCCGATGAGCGCCAATGACATCAACGCGATGTTAGCCGCCGGTGGCCAAAGCGGCATCAAAGACCCAACGCAATTAAAACAGTACGTGCTCGACGCCGCGCAAATGGGGGTCGCGTTCGATATGGAAGCGAGTCAAGCGGGTGAGACCCTCGCGGTCTTTAAAGCCGCATTAGGCTTAGATCAAAAGGGGGCCATGGGCTTGGCGGGGCTGGCTAACCATCTATCGAATCACTCGAATGCCAAAGCGAAAGACATTGCCGGCGTAATGGCAAGGCAAGGGGCGTCGGCCAAGATGGCAGGGTTCTCCGCCAATGAAGCCGCGGCGCTGTCGGCCTCAATGCTCTCTGCGGGGATGGGCGAAGAACGCTCAGCGACCGCATTAAAGAACATCTCCGGCCGCCTGACCCTCGGCGACGCTGCGACCAAAGCGCAGCAAAACGCGCTCTCTAGCGTAGGTTTCGATCCCACTCAGCTTGCTGCCTCAATGCAAAGCGATGCGTCAGGCACCTTATTGCAGGTGCTTGAAGCCATCAAAGACGCGCCATTGGAAGAGCAAAGTGCCTTGATCACGAAAATCTTTGGTGAAGAGGCGAAAGGCGCGGTGGCGTCGCTGGCCGCGAACACCGGGCTTTTTCGTCAAACCCTTATGTTAGCAAGCCAAGGGCAAGACTTGCATATTCAGTCATTACAAGACGAATATCAGGCGCGGATCAACACCAGTGAAAACGGCATTGCTCAGTTCATCAACAAGGTGAATCGGCTCAGCGTGATCATTGGGACCGCACTTTTGCCGGCGCTCAATTGGGTGCTGGAGCCACTAGGTGATGGCATCAACCTCTTGGCCGATTTTGCCGAAGCCAATCAGGGCGTGACCGCTGCCGTCGGGATCGGCATTGCCGGCTTACTGGCCTTTAAAGGTGCGCTGTTAGCAGGAAAAGCCGCCTCGCTTATCTTTGGCAATACCCTGGATAAAGGGCGCTTATTTCGCAAAGGATTAAACCAAGAAACGCAGCAAAGTGGCCGGGCTGCGGCCTTTGCCACCAAGCAATTGAGTCGATTGAATCACACCCTGATGCGCATGGGCTCCGGTCGTGGCGGTATGGGGGCGAACAGGCGCTCACCCTCTCAGAGATCTTCAAACCGGCCGCGATCACGTAACCCATTAGGGCGCGCTTACTCGATGGCCAGCACCATGATGACCGCGAACAGAGGGGCATTACCGCTGGCTTTGGGAGGCGGCGCCTTAGCCATGACGCCAGCGGTGGCGATGGCCCAAGACGGCATCGGGTTGGCAGGCGATCTGGCCCAAGGCGTTGGGAAAACGGGGGTGGGCAAGTTACTTAGACCATTGGATATGGCCATCAGTGCCGGCAACATTGCTACGGCGGTGTCCGAAGGCGATACCAAAACGGCTTTAGTCGAAAGTGGCGGCCTGCTTGGCAGCATGGGAGGCGCCGGGATCGGGGCAACGATTGGTACCATGATTTTCCCTGGCGTCGGTACCGTGATAGGTGGCCTCGCTGGGTCGCTATTAGGGGATTTGGGTGGTGAGTTTTTAGGGGGCTGGTTTGGCGATAAGCTTGATACACCCAGCGATAAGCTGATGGCCTCACAAGCGGTGTCTGAAAAAGTCGTAGAAAAAGAAAAAGCCGGTTCCGCCGTTCGACAGCCCTCCAATGTCAACTTTGAAACTCATGTCGCGATCCAAGCGGCGCCGGGTATGGACGAGCAGGCCATTGCGGCCCAGGTCAGCGCTCAAATTGATCAACAACTCAAGGCTCAATATCACTCGCTCACGGGGCTGACCATCGACGAATCCATTCAGGTATCGGCCATTGATAGAGGTTAA
- a CDS encoding phage tail protein I — protein MSELNKAFISVQPNNASLIEEALEYGWAQLLHSLPCPYPNLKQPLLTAPPFVALLAGERGVRDWQPKDTPQSQRKTVDKAFEIHRKAGTRLGLSIALDAIDCDVDVIPWHQMTPRAPPYHIECIATQRSQALDKAATTRVLSRIESTKSERDTVHLIMALSVDSGFTLSAVTHPIVMVSDESALLCALPDISPGVAPLYWGAATRLIFTTEHQFGAIA, from the coding sequence ATGTCCGAGCTGAATAAGGCGTTTATTTCGGTCCAGCCCAATAATGCGTCTTTGATTGAAGAGGCCTTGGAGTATGGCTGGGCGCAGCTTCTCCACTCGCTGCCTTGCCCGTATCCCAATCTCAAACAGCCTTTATTGACCGCGCCACCCTTTGTGGCCTTGCTGGCGGGTGAGCGGGGCGTGCGCGATTGGCAACCCAAAGATACGCCACAGAGCCAACGCAAAACCGTCGATAAGGCTTTTGAGATCCACCGTAAAGCGGGCACGCGGCTCGGTTTGTCGATTGCCCTCGATGCAATTGATTGTGATGTGGACGTGATCCCTTGGCATCAAATGACCCCAAGAGCGCCTCCGTACCACATTGAATGCATCGCAACGCAGCGGAGCCAAGCGCTTGATAAGGCGGCCACCACCCGAGTGTTAAGCCGCATTGAGAGCACCAAATCAGAGCGAGACACGGTGCATTTGATCATGGCACTCAGTGTCGATTCTGGGTTTACCTTGTCTGCCGTGACGCACCCCATCGTCATGGTAAGCGATGAATCTGCACTTTTGTGTGCGCTTCCTGATATTTCCCCTGGCGTTGCGCCGCTGTACTGGGGCGCTGCCACACGCCTTATTTTTACCACCGAACATCAATTTGGAGCCATCGCATGA
- a CDS encoding phage tail assembly protein, producing the protein MEKRMKNQSKLTFFCRENVVLNTLPVAQFRQLPHIETEDELTAKQLFEQRKALILACSDVSKTEFDTLSVPDFNQLYDDICDMILQPSDALQGAPLNGASAEFTLLYPFDNEVGETIHKVTFAIPKVAHSEALADINEAQAREDFMFEVITGLQPSDLHFLSINDYLALKPQVGAFFQQSAAYFRPMTSKA; encoded by the coding sequence ATGGAAAAACGCATGAAAAATCAAAGTAAACTGACGTTCTTTTGCCGTGAGAACGTGGTATTGAACACCCTTCCTGTTGCCCAATTTCGTCAGCTGCCACACATCGAAACCGAAGATGAACTGACCGCCAAACAGTTATTCGAGCAACGCAAAGCGCTGATCTTGGCGTGCAGTGATGTGAGCAAAACAGAGTTTGATACCTTATCGGTCCCCGATTTTAATCAGCTCTATGACGATATCTGCGATATGATCCTCCAACCTTCCGATGCCTTGCAGGGCGCACCGCTGAATGGGGCCTCAGCCGAGTTTACCTTGCTGTATCCTTTCGACAATGAGGTCGGTGAAACCATCCATAAAGTGACGTTTGCGATACCGAAAGTGGCGCACTCTGAAGCGTTGGCCGACATCAACGAAGCGCAAGCGCGTGAAGATTTCATGTTTGAGGTCATCACCGGTTTGCAGCCTAGTGATCTTCACTTTCTGTCCATTAATGATTACCTGGCGCTCAAACCGCAGGTGGGCGCTTTTTTTCAACAATCGGCGGCGTACTTTCGCCCGATGACGTCGAAAGCCTGA
- a CDS encoding phage baseplate assembly protein V, translating into MLTQLMKHVSALEKKVLELHEELEENHRASANLLRLGVVVKAEANTVDIQTGANLAKRVPFFVLAAGRVSQYRRPSVNEQCLLINLGSGDNLNNAVALMGLPSTQFPSPTINENEVMTDYGNGMTELYNLDDGALICRYPGGMKIYGDTWQDGHYKATGAITDHTRSMQADREIYNQHAHPGIASGPSKTQPTEQKQ; encoded by the coding sequence ATGCTCACCCAACTGATGAAACATGTGAGTGCCTTAGAGAAGAAGGTGCTTGAGTTGCATGAAGAGCTTGAAGAAAACCATCGTGCTTCGGCCAATCTACTGCGCTTAGGTGTGGTGGTCAAAGCCGAGGCAAACACCGTCGATATTCAAACCGGGGCGAATCTGGCTAAGCGGGTCCCTTTTTTTGTCCTTGCCGCAGGCAGAGTCAGTCAGTATCGGCGGCCCTCGGTCAACGAGCAATGTTTGCTGATCAACTTGGGCAGCGGGGATAACTTAAACAATGCGGTGGCGTTGATGGGATTGCCGTCGACGCAGTTTCCAAGCCCCACCATCAACGAGAACGAGGTGATGACCGATTACGGCAACGGCATGACTGAGCTTTATAACCTCGATGACGGTGCGCTGATTTGTCGGTATCCAGGCGGCATGAAAATCTATGGGGATACTTGGCAAGACGGGCACTATAAAGCCACGGGCGCCATCACCGACCATACTCGCTCGATGCAAGCAGACCGTGAGATTTATAACCAGCACGCTCACCCAGGTATTGCCTCTGGCCCTTCGAAAACCCAGCCAACGGAGCAAAAGCAATGA
- a CDS encoding phage tail protein — MHHLVIGECVFSVGDKTPITQFDRTTAGAYSEVGLIDNARSERTGRPLETIDIRAKWLQYSAAQSVDAIRALIDEPQQVSDGQGFNLGRWTIKQIKEGRSELIHDGRAMVTEVSLQLLEFRE; from the coding sequence ATGCATCATTTAGTGATTGGAGAGTGTGTGTTTTCGGTGGGCGATAAAACGCCCATCACCCAGTTTGATAGAACCACGGCCGGCGCTTATTCTGAAGTGGGCCTGATTGATAACGCCCGTTCAGAGCGAACGGGCCGACCACTGGAAACGATAGACATCCGTGCCAAATGGCTTCAATACAGCGCAGCGCAATCGGTGGATGCGATCCGTGCTTTGATTGATGAGCCGCAACAAGTCAGTGATGGTCAAGGGTTTAACCTTGGCCGCTGGACCATCAAGCAGATCAAAGAAGGGCGCAGTGAGCTCATCCATGATGGCCGCGCCATGGTCACCGAGGTGTCGTTGCAATTGTTGGAGTTTCGAGAATGA
- a CDS encoding Arc family DNA-binding protein, with protein sequence MAIIVKDCPMEFYMTQRPPQINVRMPEDLKKNLHLAAKEHNISVNAEIVSRLSSSFIKETPIPVKLPNANEAKQKTIASRAFLHLNLMNRISNEVHRRSALGLFNAYICLREFELASDAEPVIETVIKPVISSLVDCGYTLPCDWSIEGFTIAWE encoded by the coding sequence ATGGCTATTATTGTCAAAGACTGTCCTATGGAATTTTATATGACTCAACGTCCTCCACAAATTAACGTGCGAATGCCAGAAGATCTTAAGAAAAACCTTCACTTAGCAGCAAAAGAACACAACATCTCCGTCAACGCCGAGATAGTCAGTCGCCTCAGTTCATCATTTATAAAAGAGACGCCGATACCCGTCAAACTCCCCAACGCCAATGAAGCAAAACAGAAGACCATTGCAAGCAGAGCTTTCCTTCATTTGAACCTAATGAACCGGATCAGCAATGAAGTTCACCGCCGCTCGGCGCTGGGTCTTTTTAACGCTTATATTTGTCTCAGAGAGTTTGAGCTGGCCTCCGATGCTGAGCCTGTTATTGAGACGGTCATCAAACCCGTCATCTCATCTTTGGTGGATTGTGGGTATACACTCCCCTGCGACTGGAGTATTGAAGGTTTCACGATAGCCTGGGAATAA
- a CDS encoding tail fiber assembly protein, producing MTYTIKTLTDAHGETLYNVPAEPEILMKMGFNAQQAVEMCHAAEQEARWAHIRAERDSTLSQTDFTQVGDAPMTEDKQREFATYRQALRDLPQQFSNPNEVIWPPRPTL from the coding sequence ATGACCTATACAATTAAGACGTTGACGGATGCCCATGGTGAGACACTGTACAATGTGCCTGCCGAGCCCGAAATATTGATGAAAATGGGCTTTAATGCGCAGCAAGCGGTAGAGATGTGCCATGCGGCTGAGCAGGAAGCGCGATGGGCACACATTCGAGCCGAGCGTGACTCAACCCTGTCACAGACCGATTTTACTCAGGTGGGGGATGCGCCGATGACCGAAGACAAGCAGCGTGAGTTTGCCACTTACCGCCAAGCGCTTCGTGATTTACCCCAACAGTTTTCTAATCCCAATGAGGTCATTTGGCCACCAAGGCCCACCCTATAA
- a CDS encoding baseplate J/gp47 family protein produces MSAKPKAFSEPHFETLLSDYIQHALAYCAERDQDKATLLREAFDNQGELLAQVTQAFVLKRTAEIREQNHQALQMFRKYVTDSDMVDLLALQYSLKRQVIEAGDDTVFPAKPAVMESNESLLQRFDLAPFQFHTTGTRLGYRFHAMTLEERPTITVRSEKDALVMRYEFPDTSLPNPIKDAQARMLEPNTGKVCVALLSRASADGVPHSDLLERAHQYLNRDDIAQESDEVTVKAAIPKPYRIEVTLFTGADPKNEVDNASAVAVAWQFADQAQTLGSIVDREEVAHIFYELGAKRAKVQAPVTDVICAWDEAPYCTEVVVHVRAE; encoded by the coding sequence ATGAGTGCCAAACCCAAGGCGTTCAGTGAGCCGCACTTTGAAACGCTGCTCAGTGACTACATCCAACATGCGCTGGCTTATTGCGCCGAGCGAGACCAAGACAAAGCTACTCTTCTGCGTGAGGCGTTTGACAATCAAGGCGAGCTGCTGGCTCAGGTAACGCAAGCCTTTGTCTTAAAACGCACCGCTGAAATTCGCGAGCAAAATCATCAAGCGTTGCAGATGTTTCGTAAATACGTCACCGATAGCGACATGGTCGATTTACTGGCACTGCAATACAGCTTGAAACGCCAAGTGATTGAAGCGGGGGATGACACGGTCTTTCCTGCCAAGCCTGCGGTGATGGAATCGAATGAAAGCTTGCTGCAGCGTTTCGATTTGGCGCCTTTTCAGTTTCATACCACCGGCACTCGGCTCGGTTATCGCTTTCATGCGATGACGTTAGAAGAGCGGCCCACCATTACGGTGCGCTCAGAAAAAGACGCGCTGGTGATGCGTTATGAATTTCCTGACACATCCTTACCCAATCCCATCAAAGATGCGCAGGCCAGAATGCTAGAACCAAATACGGGCAAAGTGTGCGTGGCACTGCTCAGCCGTGCGTCCGCCGATGGGGTCCCTCATTCAGACTTGCTGGAAAGAGCGCACCAATATTTAAATCGCGATGATATCGCGCAAGAGTCTGATGAAGTGACGGTCAAAGCCGCGATACCGAAACCCTATCGCATTGAGGTGACCTTGTTCACTGGCGCCGATCCAAAAAACGAAGTCGATAATGCTTCAGCGGTCGCTGTGGCTTGGCAGTTTGCCGACCAGGCGCAGACACTTGGCAGCATTGTTGACCGAGAAGAGGTGGCGCACATCTTTTATGAATTAGGGGCCAAGCGAGCCAAAGTGCAAGCGCCGGTGACGGATGTGATCTGCGCTTGGGATGAAGCGCCGTATTGTACGGAGGTCGTGGTCCATGTCCGAGCTGAATAA
- a CDS encoding KilA-N domain-containing protein has protein sequence MRNEHGLILTPDPIPVIAGIEIRVDEMGRYNLNDLHKASALGKSKAPNKWLDNASTQALVTELDLTPNLGLASVNCVKGGIHPGTYAHELLAISYAGWISPRFQLTVNQAFLDSKQAQRPELTTTEILEIALEAARERDVLRVENQQQAQKIEGLENLFKGGLTAPQFGRMLNGINVQQINAFLVELGWMYKERSKRSGYRVASYARDNYMTEKENLISMHGYDSFVTATPILLQKGAIKLYELYLQGKLPMKKSWDSAYTHLKLSKDRVAA, from the coding sequence ATGAGAAATGAACATGGTTTAATCTTAACACCAGATCCGATCCCTGTCATTGCGGGTATCGAAATACGTGTCGATGAGATGGGCCGTTATAACTTAAATGATTTGCACAAAGCCAGTGCGCTTGGAAAAAGTAAGGCGCCCAACAAGTGGTTAGACAACGCGTCGACCCAAGCTTTGGTGACCGAATTGGACCTAACCCCGAATTTGGGGTTAGCCTCGGTCAACTGTGTAAAAGGGGGCATTCACCCTGGTACCTATGCCCACGAACTGCTCGCCATTTCCTATGCCGGTTGGATAAGCCCACGCTTTCAATTGACGGTGAATCAAGCCTTTTTAGATTCCAAACAAGCACAGCGCCCAGAACTGACCACAACCGAGATATTGGAGATTGCGTTAGAAGCGGCAAGAGAGCGTGATGTGCTGAGAGTTGAAAACCAACAACAAGCGCAAAAAATTGAGGGACTGGAAAATCTATTTAAAGGTGGATTGACCGCGCCGCAGTTTGGTCGCATGCTCAATGGTATTAACGTCCAACAAATCAACGCGTTTTTGGTTGAGTTAGGCTGGATGTACAAAGAGCGCAGCAAAAGGTCGGGTTATCGGGTCGCCAGTTATGCAAGAGATAACTACATGACCGAAAAAGAGAACCTGATCTCAATGCATGGTTACGACTCGTTTGTCACGGCCACGCCCATTTTACTGCAAAAAGGCGCCATCAAATTATATGAGCTGTATTTGCAGGGTAAGTTACCGATGAAGAAGAGCTGGGACAGTGCCTACACCCACCTAAAGCTGAGCAAGGATCGGGTGGCCGCATGA